From Acinetobacter sp. ASP199, the proteins below share one genomic window:
- a CDS encoding IS5 family transposase (programmed frameshift), whose protein sequence is MRYQNLNRFSDSEFKRLVGVPRAVFTEMVEVLEKAESLKKKSGRPHTLAIEDQLLLTLNYLRNYSTQLELAAHYHIAESNVNRTIKKVEDALMRSRRFTLPKRSLTTTDERFNWVIIDATECSIERPKKNQSKFYSGKKKKHTLKAQVIYHPKSKQIIGLDISYGSQHDIKLARKTVKKFKHCEYVMTDLGYYGLEQDGFKLLMPIKKKKNFPLFEVEKKYNKMIGKIRVVIEHINSQLKTFRILSERYRNRRKRFGLRMNLIAALVNRINLQ, encoded by the exons ATGAGATATCAGAACTTAAACCGTTTTTCAGATTCTGAATTCAAGCGCTTGGTTGGCGTACCTCGAGCAGTTTTTACCGAAATGGTCGAGGTTTTAGAAAAAGCAGAATCACTCAAAAAGAAATCAGGCCGTCCTCATACTTTAGCTATAGAGGATCAATTGTTATTAACACTCAATTACTTACGAAATTATAGCACTCAATTGGAGTTAGCAGCACACTATCATATCGCTGAAAGTAATGTGAACCGAACCATTAAAAAGGTTGAAGATGCCTTAATGAGATCAAGACGTTTTACTCTGCCAAAACGAAGCCTTACCACAACAGACGAACGCTTTAACTGGGTCATTATTGATGCGACAGAATGTTCAATAGAACGCCCG AAAAAAAATCAGAGTAAGTTCTATAGTGGTAAAAAGAAGAAACATACGCTTAAAGCCCAAGTGATCTACCATCCTAAGAGTAAACAAATCATAGGATTAGATATATCGTATGGCAGTCAGCATGACATTAAATTGGCAAGGAAAACGGTTAAGAAATTCAAACATTGTGAATATGTTATGACTGATTTAGGGTACTACGGATTAGAGCAAGATGGCTTTAAATTATTGATGCCCATTAAGAAAAAGAAGAATTTTCCTTTATTTGAAGTTGAGAAAAAGTACAATAAAATGATTGGAAAAATACGCGTTGTGATCGAACACATTAATAGTCAATTGAAAACATTTAGAATCTTAAGTGAACGCTATCGAAATAGACGGAAAAGATTCGGTTTACGCATGAACTTAATTGCTGCACTGGTAAACCGAATCAACTTGCAATAA
- a CDS encoding FMN-binding glutamate synthase family protein → MANPAQLVRHKLLNTFFSRYSIWFLCIFIALVFTGFHIGYSPRYIYYFMPQTLVNTLWIISAVLSVVGLYDVLQHRHSILRNYPIMGHFRFLFEEFRPEIRQYFIEADQDALPFSRMQRSLVYQRAKNENSDKPFGSIIDVYNHDYKFVTHSIIPCPPADPATFRITIGNEQCKQPYSASIMNISAMSFGSMSANAIRALNLGAKMGNFYHDTGEGSISPYHLENGGDLVWEIGSAYFGCRTLDGQFDPVKFAEKAKIPQVKMIEIKLSQGAKPGHGGILPKAKISEEIAEIRGVSREHDCVSPASHPAFGTPIEMMEFIQQLRELSGGKPVGFKLCLGQPWQFMSIVKAMLHTKILPDFIVVDGSEGGTGAAPIEMIDNIGVPLREGLLFVHNTLVGAGLRKQIKIGASGKIISAFDIASTIAIGADWVNSARGFMFAIGCIQAQSCHTNQCPVGVTTQDKSRQKALHVPSKAERVYNYHKSTLKALSEMIASAGVCHPSGIKAHQLAQRINSHEIKNYAQLHFWMKENELLHCENRDEENFYYRMWNIATAEKF, encoded by the coding sequence ATGGCAAATCCAGCTCAACTTGTCCGGCATAAACTGCTAAATACCTTTTTTTCACGGTATTCCATCTGGTTCCTTTGTATCTTTATTGCGTTGGTATTTACCGGCTTTCATATCGGCTATTCACCCCGCTATATTTACTATTTCATGCCTCAAACGCTGGTCAATACGCTGTGGATTATTAGCGCTGTTCTGAGTGTGGTGGGACTATATGATGTACTACAACACCGGCATTCTATTCTCAGGAACTATCCGATTATGGGTCATTTCCGCTTCCTGTTTGAAGAGTTCCGTCCAGAAATTCGCCAGTACTTTATTGAAGCCGATCAGGATGCCCTGCCTTTTTCCCGTATGCAGCGCAGTCTGGTTTATCAACGTGCCAAAAATGAAAATTCTGACAAACCTTTTGGTTCGATTATCGATGTCTATAACCATGACTATAAGTTTGTCACGCATTCGATTATCCCTTGCCCACCCGCAGATCCAGCGACTTTCAGGATTACGATTGGCAATGAACAATGTAAGCAGCCTTATAGTGCTTCAATCATGAATATTTCCGCCATGAGTTTTGGCAGTATGAGTGCCAATGCCATCCGCGCGCTTAATCTGGGTGCAAAAATGGGCAATTTCTACCATGATACAGGTGAAGGCAGCATTAGCCCCTATCATCTGGAAAATGGCGGAGACCTGGTTTGGGAAATTGGTAGTGCTTACTTTGGTTGTCGTACACTAGACGGCCAGTTTGATCCGGTCAAATTTGCGGAGAAAGCCAAAATTCCCCAAGTGAAAATGATTGAAATCAAGTTGTCTCAAGGTGCGAAACCAGGACATGGTGGGATTCTTCCAAAAGCCAAGATTTCTGAGGAAATTGCCGAGATTCGTGGAGTCAGCCGGGAACATGACTGTGTTTCTCCAGCAAGTCATCCTGCTTTCGGCACACCGATTGAAATGATGGAATTTATTCAGCAATTGCGTGAGCTGTCTGGTGGAAAACCTGTCGGCTTTAAGCTCTGCCTAGGACAACCCTGGCAATTTATGAGTATTGTCAAAGCCATGCTGCATACCAAAATTCTACCGGACTTCATTGTGGTCGATGGTTCAGAAGGCGGTACCGGAGCAGCCCCTATTGAGATGATTGATAATATTGGCGTACCTCTACGTGAAGGTTTACTGTTCGTTCATAACACATTAGTCGGTGCAGGATTACGTAAACAGATCAAAATTGGTGCAAGTGGTAAAATCATTAGTGCATTTGATATCGCCAGTACGATCGCAATTGGTGCAGACTGGGTCAATTCAGCGCGTGGTTTTATGTTTGCTATTGGCTGCATTCAGGCACAAAGCTGTCATACCAACCAATGTCCTGTCGGTGTCACCACTCAGGACAAGAGCCGCCAAAAGGCGCTGCATGTACCAAGCAAGGCAGAACGGGTCTATAACTATCATAAAAGTACCCTTAAGGCGCTCTCTGAAATGATCGCTTCCGCCGGTGTTTGCCATCCATCTGGTATTAAAGCTCATCAACTGGCTCAACGAATCAATAGCCATGAGATTAAAAACTATGCGCAATTGCACTTCTGGATGAAGGAGAATGAGCTACTCCACTGTGAAAATCGCGATGAAGAAAACTTTTATTATCGTATGTGGAATATTGCTACTGCAGAAAAATTTTAA
- a CDS encoding alpha/beta hydrolase: protein MSDIPFLNPAILKQLELPVPNRDITPQLLQPLNLNRDMQPTLELQAYRKLYGFDLLNAKHWQGYVQMPLFKLHVQVFEPDLTESRFDKIQGTVFLLHGYLEHSGIYQPIVKELLEEGFSVLTFDLPGHGLSNGSSANIQNFDHYQQVLHAVHRYVRHTTQLPKPWLGIGQSTGGAIWMHHLLEFAERRENPFVDRVLLLSPLIRPAKTAWWHNSVGLGIIRRIKREVPRHFRRNNHNPEFLRFVRLKDPLQPRMMGMDWILAMSRWMQQMEDRPACRIPVWLAQGAQDQTVDWRYNIEFIRRKFRLQTLLMLEEGSHQLINERADIRAALTGLIPAFLHAQGGRTYY from the coding sequence ATGTCAGATATCCCATTTTTAAACCCGGCAATTCTGAAACAGCTGGAGTTACCCGTTCCCAACCGGGATATTACCCCACAGTTGCTGCAACCGCTAAATCTGAATCGGGATATGCAGCCTACGCTGGAATTACAGGCTTACCGGAAACTGTATGGTTTTGACTTGTTGAATGCTAAACATTGGCAAGGTTATGTGCAGATGCCATTATTCAAGCTGCATGTACAGGTATTTGAACCTGATCTGACAGAAAGTCGCTTTGACAAAATCCAGGGTACTGTGTTCTTGCTGCATGGTTATCTGGAACATAGCGGGATTTATCAGCCAATTGTCAAAGAATTGCTGGAAGAAGGATTTAGTGTACTGACCTTTGATTTACCGGGGCATGGCTTGAGTAATGGTTCATCGGCCAATATTCAGAACTTTGATCATTACCAGCAGGTATTGCATGCAGTACACCGTTATGTGCGACATACAACGCAGTTACCGAAACCTTGGTTAGGTATTGGACAAAGTACTGGTGGAGCGATCTGGATGCATCACTTGCTGGAGTTTGCAGAACGTCGTGAAAATCCGTTTGTAGATCGCGTGCTACTACTTTCACCATTGATTCGTCCGGCTAAAACAGCTTGGTGGCATAATTCTGTGGGTCTTGGAATTATTCGTCGGATTAAGCGTGAAGTACCACGTCATTTCAGACGCAATAACCATAATCCTGAATTCCTGCGCTTTGTGCGTTTAAAGGATCCATTACAGCCTCGCATGATGGGCATGGACTGGATTCTGGCGATGTCACGCTGGATGCAGCAGATGGAAGACCGACCAGCCTGCCGTATTCCGGTATGGCTGGCGCAGGGTGCGCAGGATCAAACTGTAGATTGGCGTTATAACATCGAATTTATTCGACGCAAATTCCGTTTGCAGACGTTGTTGATGCTGGAAGAAGGTTCGCATCAGCTGATTAATGAGCGTGCCGACATTCGAGCGGCACTGACCGGTCTGATTCCAGCCTTCCTGCATGCACAGGGTGGCCGGACCTATTATTAA
- a CDS encoding YdcF family protein: MDKAHWMVRIVQVVSALFVLCALFVVFLYSPFYSHLMVKGLNYFVPVEVNQIAAESQKQASLSVNETLEPGSELWIARQAYLKVMEEDISKNQSQNLALIQARYKALQQLLEDEREAEAEKSEQQKVQVPLLVTETEAADAVEPDDLTELLSLSSDENAAQMEQFIEFLKSYDVEQHQQNIAQMTNVEFAEDLATLNHDQTQPVQDEMSKPYAIVVLGGGLTLHENGKDIIVNDYTRLRLEKTLEVEKQYDLPIVLSGVEAPYMQRWLQAYDVDAKLLEDRSMNTCENSRFSSLLLQKKGGAPTVILITDRYHMPRTRRLFALNGIQTIPVEAPMPNSLTTWRPSVKNYDHSRRANYELLATLRDVWFGSSDCREVP, translated from the coding sequence ATGGATAAAGCACACTGGATGGTTCGAATAGTTCAAGTAGTCTCAGCACTATTTGTGCTGTGCGCACTGTTCGTCGTCTTTCTTTATTCACCGTTTTATTCACATCTGATGGTCAAAGGACTGAACTATTTTGTTCCGGTCGAAGTCAATCAGATCGCTGCTGAAAGTCAGAAACAGGCATCTTTAAGTGTCAACGAAACACTGGAGCCAGGTTCTGAATTATGGATTGCGCGCCAAGCTTATCTCAAGGTGATGGAAGAAGATATTTCCAAAAATCAGTCACAGAACCTGGCACTGATTCAGGCACGCTATAAAGCTTTACAGCAGTTACTTGAAGATGAACGTGAAGCTGAGGCAGAAAAATCTGAACAGCAGAAAGTTCAGGTACCATTGCTGGTGACTGAAACAGAAGCAGCTGATGCAGTAGAACCAGATGATCTGACTGAACTGTTAAGCTTGAGCAGTGATGAAAATGCTGCCCAGATGGAACAGTTTATAGAATTCCTAAAAAGCTATGATGTTGAACAGCATCAGCAAAATATTGCGCAAATGACCAATGTGGAATTTGCCGAAGACCTCGCAACTTTAAATCATGACCAAACTCAGCCAGTGCAGGATGAGATGTCCAAACCTTATGCTATTGTGGTCTTGGGAGGCGGTTTGACCCTGCATGAAAATGGCAAAGATATTATCGTCAATGACTATACTCGTCTGCGCCTGGAAAAAACCCTGGAAGTCGAAAAACAGTATGATCTGCCGATTGTTTTGAGTGGAGTAGAAGCACCGTATATGCAACGCTGGTTACAAGCCTATGATGTGGATGCCAAACTGCTTGAAGACCGCAGTATGAATACCTGTGAGAATTCCCGTTTCAGCTCATTGCTGTTACAGAAGAAGGGTGGAGCCCCTACGGTGATCCTGATCACGGATCGCTATCATATGCCACGTACACGCCGTCTGTTCGCACTTAACGGTATTCAGACCATTCCGGTGGAAGCGCCAATGCCAAATTCACTTACTACATGGCGTCCAAGTGTTAAAAACTATGATCATAGCCGACGGGCTAACTATGAACTCTTAGCAACACTTCGGGATGTGTGGTTTGGATCAAGTGACTGTCGGGAGGTACCTTAA
- the murB gene encoding UDP-N-acetylmuramate dehydrogenase, with translation MQIQTQVQLKPFNTLSLDAVASHYCKIQSNEDLIQALEFAKQQQLNVLILSGGSNMLLPEQIHALVLHMDIQGIELLDADDQVQCLRVGAGQNWHDFVLWTTQQGFYGLQNLALIPGLVGASPVQNIGAYGVEVGEFIESVEVYDRKNHSFSSIKAADCDFAYRHSIFKDHPGRYIITHVIFRLLKQPELKLNYGDLKTAVGDEQTPENLERQVIQIRQSKLPDPKEYPNVGSFFKNPVVELQFFDQIAQQFPNLPHYPQPNNQVKMAAGWLIDQSGWKGKQLGSVGMFHKQALVLVNYANASLKDVRATYKAVQTDVQKKFGVLLEPEPVLFAENGMIRSHQD, from the coding sequence ATGCAAATCCAAACACAGGTTCAACTTAAACCTTTTAATACCCTCAGTCTGGATGCAGTGGCATCACATTACTGCAAAATTCAATCAAATGAAGACCTGATTCAGGCGCTAGAATTCGCCAAGCAGCAACAGCTAAATGTTCTGATTCTCTCGGGTGGTAGCAATATGCTTTTACCGGAACAAATTCATGCACTGGTATTGCATATGGACATCCAGGGTATTGAACTGCTGGATGCGGATGATCAGGTGCAATGCCTTCGCGTTGGTGCAGGCCAGAACTGGCATGATTTTGTGTTATGGACCACACAGCAAGGCTTTTATGGCCTGCAAAATCTGGCTTTAATTCCGGGGCTTGTCGGCGCTTCACCGGTACAGAATATCGGTGCTTATGGGGTAGAAGTTGGCGAGTTTATTGAAAGCGTTGAAGTCTACGATCGTAAAAATCACAGTTTTAGCTCAATCAAAGCAGCAGATTGTGACTTCGCCTATCGTCATAGTATCTTTAAAGACCATCCGGGCCGCTACATCATTACCCATGTCATCTTCCGTTTGTTGAAACAGCCTGAGCTTAAACTCAATTATGGTGACCTGAAAACAGCAGTAGGTGATGAACAGACGCCAGAAAATCTGGAGCGCCAGGTGATTCAGATTCGTCAGAGCAAATTGCCTGATCCTAAAGAATATCCAAATGTTGGTAGTTTCTTTAAGAATCCAGTAGTTGAATTACAATTCTTTGACCAAATTGCTCAACAATTCCCGAATTTACCTCATTATCCGCAGCCGAATAATCAAGTTAAAATGGCAGCCGGCTGGTTGATTGATCAAAGTGGATGGAAAGGTAAACAGCTGGGTTCAGTCGGTATGTTCCATAAACAGGCGCTGGTGCTGGTAAATTATGCCAATGCCTCACTCAAGGACGTACGTGCAACCTATAAGGCTGTACAGACTGACGTTCAGAAAAAATTTGGCGTTCTCCTAGAACCGGAGCCAGTTTTGTTTGCTGAAAATGGCATGATCCGCTCACATCAGGATTAA
- a CDS encoding low molecular weight protein-tyrosine-phosphatase has protein sequence MSSRTPFKVLCVCLGNICRSPTAEVVLRHYCDVHNLNIMVDSAGTSNYHPGKAPDLRSQEHALKRGYDLSALRARQLTLQDFLDFDLILAMDDANLSDILALQKCAEQEFGQLRAEVALMSEYDPDYPKQAVPDPYYGGAEGFERVLNQCESSSLAWIDVFKMQQKELKV, from the coding sequence ATGTCATCCAGAACGCCATTTAAGGTGTTATGTGTTTGTCTGGGAAATATTTGTCGTTCTCCCACGGCAGAGGTGGTCCTCAGACATTATTGCGATGTACATAATCTCAATATTATGGTCGATTCGGCGGGAACCAGTAATTATCATCCGGGTAAAGCCCCTGATTTGCGCAGTCAGGAACATGCCTTAAAGCGTGGTTATGATCTGTCTGCATTGCGTGCCCGTCAGCTGACTCTACAGGATTTCCTTGATTTTGATCTGATTCTTGCGATGGATGACGCCAATCTCAGTGATATTCTTGCACTGCAGAAATGTGCTGAACAAGAATTTGGTCAATTACGTGCCGAAGTCGCCCTGATGAGCGAATATGATCCTGATTATCCAAAACAGGCAGTACCTGATCCTTATTATGGCGGTGCTGAAGGTTTTGAACGCGTACTCAATCAGTGTGAATCCAGCAGTCTTGCATGGATCGATGTCTTTAAAATGCAACAAAAAGAGCTTAAGGTTTAA
- a CDS encoding iron-containing alcohol dehydrogenase, whose translation MQRFQFQTVPNIIAGLGTIRELHQILQKGKYIRALLVTDQGMIAQNLHEEVLYIINEAGLDYAIYADVQADPPEHIIADAISFARQEQIDVVIGFGGGSSLDVAKIIAVLSHAQQTQCLHELYGIDQVEGPRLPLILIPTTAGTGSEVTPISIVTTGETTKTGIVSPFLFADTAILDASFTRSLPRHITAATGIDAMVHAIEAYTSKIKKNPYSDMLAKQALKLLNNNLARVLDDGDDLEARQNMLVGSMLAGQAFANAPVGAVHALAYPLGGHFHLSHGHSNAIVLTEVLKFNAPAAKQRYAELMTWLDPYSKGCHDGLTDLFIDHFNNHLERSGLPLKLSQLDIPEHMLMMLAEDAMKQTRLLQNNPRDMTVEDALQIYQAIYA comes from the coding sequence ATGCAAAGATTTCAATTTCAGACTGTTCCCAACATCATTGCCGGACTTGGCACAATTCGTGAGCTGCACCAAATTCTACAGAAAGGCAAATATATACGTGCGCTGTTAGTGACCGATCAAGGCATGATTGCACAGAATCTGCATGAGGAAGTTTTATACATTATCAATGAAGCAGGTCTGGATTACGCTATCTATGCTGATGTGCAGGCAGATCCGCCAGAACATATTATAGCGGATGCCATCTCTTTCGCCCGTCAGGAACAGATCGATGTGGTGATTGGTTTTGGTGGTGGCAGTTCACTGGATGTGGCCAAGATTATTGCCGTCTTGAGCCACGCACAGCAAACCCAATGCCTCCATGAGCTATATGGCATCGATCAAGTTGAAGGCCCACGTCTGCCCCTGATCCTGATTCCGACTACAGCAGGAACCGGTTCGGAAGTAACCCCAATTTCGATTGTGACTACAGGTGAGACCACCAAAACTGGAATTGTTTCCCCTTTCCTGTTTGCGGATACTGCCATTCTGGATGCCAGCTTTACCCGTAGTTTGCCTCGACACATTACGGCAGCGACCGGCATTGATGCCATGGTACATGCCATAGAAGCTTATACATCGAAAATCAAGAAAAATCCCTATTCGGATATGCTGGCCAAACAGGCATTAAAGCTCCTGAATAATAACCTGGCTCGTGTTCTGGATGATGGCGATGACCTGGAAGCACGCCAGAATATGCTGGTTGGTTCCATGCTGGCTGGTCAGGCTTTTGCCAATGCACCCGTCGGTGCAGTACATGCTTTGGCTTATCCACTTGGCGGCCATTTTCATCTTTCCCATGGGCATAGCAATGCGATTGTGCTGACTGAGGTACTGAAATTCAATGCCCCTGCGGCCAAACAGCGCTATGCTGAACTGATGACCTGGCTCGATCCCTACAGCAAAGGCTGCCATGATGGTTTAACCGATCTATTTATTGATCATTTTAATAATCATCTGGAACGTAGTGGTTTACCTCTGAAACTGAGTCAACTGGATATTCCTGAGCATATGTTAATGATGCTGGCGGAAGATGCCATGAAACAGACGCGACTGTTGCAAAACAATCCGCGAGATATGACTGTGGAAGACGCTCTACAGATCTATCAGGCGATTTATGCCTAA
- a CDS encoding thioesterase family protein: MSKATVKTREQYTFFFSIQTRWADNDLYGHVNNVNYYSYFDTAANALLIQHAGFDPRTSPHIGLVVNSCCQFNQELSYPEVIEVGVNIAKLGSSSLTYDLAIFKQDHDQAAAQGSFVHVFVDRHTRKSTPISNEMRDALCPFIHSRCEI, encoded by the coding sequence ATGAGCAAAGCAACTGTCAAAACCCGTGAGCAATATACTTTCTTCTTCAGTATTCAGACCCGCTGGGCGGACAATGATCTATACGGCCATGTCAATAATGTTAACTATTACAGCTATTTTGATACCGCAGCCAATGCCCTGCTGATCCAACATGCTGGTTTTGACCCAAGGACTTCTCCCCATATTGGTTTGGTGGTGAATTCCTGCTGTCAGTTCAATCAGGAGCTGTCTTATCCAGAAGTGATTGAAGTCGGTGTCAATATTGCCAAGCTAGGAAGTTCCTCTCTGACTTATGACCTAGCCATCTTTAAGCAAGATCATGACCAGGCTGCAGCACAAGGCAGTTTTGTACATGTTTTTGTCGATCGTCATACACGAAAAAGCACCCCGATTTCGAATGAAATGCGAGATGCCCTATGTCCGTTTATACACAGTCGCTGTGAAATCTAG
- the dnaX gene encoding DNA polymerase III subunit gamma/tau — translation MYQVLARKYRPRNFNELVGQNHVSRALTSALERGRLHHAYLFTGTRGVGKTTIARILAKCLNCETGVTSTPCEVCPTCTAVNEGRFIDLIEIDAASRTKVEDTRELLDNVPYAPTQGRFKVYLIDEVHMLSTHSFNALLKTLEEPPEHVKFLFATTDPQKLPITVISRCLQFTLRPLAVDEITDHLGHILQKESIQADQDAIWQIAESAQGSLRDALSLTDQAIAYGQGAIQHQDVKEMLGLIDRTIIYDLILAIHQNQKARVSELLLQFRQQALDVSLVLDQLISTLHELALLQYLPDLSLKYSAEINQKIMQLSGLISAQDLQLYYQIACKGRADLQMAVTQEQGFEMTVLRLLAFRPLQPNEIQANTVQVQQVAPVVAQPNVVPQQESAPVASPVVEDFPLDENYEDEPEYSPDSAQSEPSSDDFLDDETEPNLDNASVEVQAAEPTTVETGTDQIMFDPSVEDGLFGFDDLPVEPATASNEASSDDFLLEEYLPEDHATAPVEQNEPEFSLSAAAPEPETVENIAVESQAAPIVSSEIVNIQSANADISTDRNLMPQDILQIPVQDMQGEWTVEKWEFWFRNSQLSPAVQELAQYGIMTGQIDGESVFHIPERYQQLLGQLQHTLEEALKQQWTGTQFKVKFEDVNELIPYTMQRERKVRAFKRAEELLHAEPAVKDLVQNFDAELKNIQLK, via the coding sequence ATGTATCAGGTACTTGCACGAAAATATCGTCCTCGTAATTTCAATGAATTGGTGGGTCAAAACCACGTTTCTCGTGCTTTAACCAGTGCGCTCGAACGCGGTCGTCTGCATCATGCCTATTTATTTACGGGCACGCGCGGTGTGGGTAAAACGACGATTGCACGTATTCTTGCAAAATGCCTGAACTGTGAAACAGGGGTGACTTCAACGCCGTGTGAGGTGTGTCCAACCTGTACCGCCGTAAATGAAGGCCGTTTTATTGACCTGATCGAGATTGATGCAGCTTCCCGCACAAAAGTTGAAGATACACGTGAACTGTTAGATAACGTTCCGTATGCACCGACTCAAGGTCGCTTTAAGGTCTATCTGATCGATGAAGTACACATGCTCTCTACCCATTCTTTCAATGCCTTGTTAAAGACGCTGGAAGAGCCACCTGAACATGTGAAGTTCTTGTTTGCAACCACAGATCCGCAAAAACTCCCGATTACGGTTATTTCGCGCTGTTTACAGTTTACTTTGCGTCCATTAGCAGTCGATGAAATTACTGATCACCTGGGTCATATTTTACAAAAAGAAAGTATTCAGGCTGACCAGGATGCGATCTGGCAAATTGCCGAATCCGCTCAAGGTTCACTGCGTGATGCACTGTCGCTGACCGATCAGGCCATTGCCTATGGTCAGGGGGCGATTCAGCATCAGGACGTGAAAGAGATGCTGGGGCTGATTGACCGCACCATTATCTATGACCTGATTCTGGCAATTCATCAGAACCAGAAAGCGCGAGTCAGTGAACTTCTGCTTCAATTCCGTCAACAAGCACTGGATGTTTCCTTAGTACTGGATCAGCTGATTTCAACCTTGCATGAACTGGCACTTTTACAATATTTACCAGATTTAAGTCTGAAATATAGTGCTGAAATTAACCAGAAAATCATGCAGCTCTCAGGACTGATTTCAGCACAAGATCTGCAGCTGTATTATCAAATTGCCTGTAAAGGTCGTGCTGATCTGCAAATGGCAGTAACGCAGGAGCAGGGCTTTGAAATGACGGTGCTGCGCTTGCTGGCGTTCCGCCCATTGCAGCCAAATGAAATCCAAGCCAATACTGTACAAGTTCAACAAGTGGCACCTGTAGTTGCACAGCCAAACGTTGTACCCCAACAGGAAAGTGCTCCAGTTGCATCACCGGTGGTCGAAGATTTTCCATTAGATGAAAATTATGAGGATGAGCCTGAATATAGCCCAGACTCTGCGCAGTCTGAGCCATCTTCCGATGATTTTCTCGATGATGAGACTGAGCCAAATTTAGATAATGCATCTGTCGAAGTACAGGCAGCAGAACCTACTACAGTTGAAACAGGTACGGATCAGATTATGTTTGATCCAAGTGTGGAAGATGGCCTGTTTGGTTTTGATGATTTACCTGTAGAACCGGCTACAGCAAGCAATGAAGCCAGCAGTGATGATTTCCTTTTAGAAGAATATCTTCCTGAAGATCATGCTACTGCACCTGTAGAGCAGAATGAGCCTGAATTCAGTTTGTCTGCAGCAGCACCTGAGCCAGAAACTGTTGAAAATATCGCAGTTGAATCCCAAGCAGCGCCTATAGTTTCGTCGGAAATTGTAAATATCCAGTCAGCAAATGCAGATATTTCAACAGACCGCAATCTGATGCCACAGGATATTCTGCAAATTCCGGTACAGGACATGCAGGGTGAATGGACTGTAGAAAAATGGGAATTCTGGTTCCGCAATAGCCAGCTTTCACCGGCCGTACAGGAGCTGGCACAGTACGGCATCATGACCGGGCAGATTGATGGAGAATCAGTTTTTCATATTCCGGAGCGTTACCAGCAGTTACTCGGTCAGTTGCAACATACGCTAGAAGAAGCACTGAAACAGCAGTGGACAGGTACACAATTCAAGGTGAAGTTTGAAGATGTCAACGAACTGATACCTTACACCATGCAGCGTGAACGTAAGGTGCGTGCATTTAAACGTGCTGAAGAACTTCTACATGCAGAACCTGCGGTGAAAGATCTGGTACAGAATTTCGATGCGGAATTGAAGAACATTCAGCTGAAATAA
- a CDS encoding copper resistance protein NlpE N-terminal domain-containing protein, translating into MKKVVLIPLVATAALWGCQETKQDKAQTAVEAQAMQTAWVGEYQGTTPCMGCLSSCEDCPGMAVKLRLNKNETFVLERESLSGHNELETISGKIRFQDDSRQKIELLNVAKRNLLFVDLEKGLLEIREDQTGKRYQMQSDFILAESLNS; encoded by the coding sequence ATGAAGAAAGTTGTTTTGATTCCACTGGTGGCAACGGCGGCACTATGGGGCTGTCAGGAAACCAAACAGGATAAAGCCCAAACTGCGGTTGAAGCCCAAGCGATGCAAACGGCTTGGGTGGGTGAATATCAGGGTACAACCCCGTGTATGGGATGTTTATCCAGCTGTGAAGATTGCCCGGGAATGGCAGTAAAACTTCGACTGAATAAAAATGAAACCTTTGTGCTGGAACGTGAAAGCCTGAGTGGTCATAACGAGCTTGAAACGATTAGCGGTAAAATCCGTTTCCAGGATGATAGCCGCCAGAAGATTGAATTGCTCAATGTGGCTAAACGAAATTTACTGTTCGTTGATCTGGAAAAGGGCTTACTGGAAATTCGTGAAGATCAAACAGGCAAACGCTATCAGATGCAAAGTGATTTTATTTTAGCTGAAAGCCTAAATTCTTGA